Proteins from a single region of Salipiger sp. H15:
- a CDS encoding DMT family transporter produces MGSNAKGALIALITFGIYSTHDVIVKFLGADYSPVQIVFFSVLLSFPLVSLMLIRDTTAGHLRPIHPWWTATRTLSAVITGLCAFYAFSVLPLAETYAIIFAQPLLITVLAIPILGEQVRLRRWLAVLVGLAGVLVVLRPGATELTLGHAAALVAAVFGSLSSIVVRKIGHEERSVVLLLYPMMANFIIMGCALPFVYHPMPIEHLGAVGLMAILAMAGGALLITAYRAGEAVIVAPMQYSQLLWATLYGAIFFDEFPDSITLLGASLIIGSGVYIVLREGRAKSSENTPVLRTRTRIEFGTTLRVGSLLRTMKRREKGANRPLPKV; encoded by the coding sequence ATGGGATCAAACGCAAAAGGCGCGCTCATCGCGCTGATCACCTTTGGCATCTACTCGACTCACGACGTGATCGTGAAGTTCCTCGGGGCCGACTACAGCCCCGTGCAGATCGTGTTCTTCTCGGTACTGCTGAGCTTCCCGCTGGTCAGCCTCATGCTGATCCGCGACACCACGGCGGGCCACCTGCGCCCGATCCATCCGTGGTGGACCGCGACGCGGACGCTCTCGGCGGTGATCACCGGGCTCTGCGCCTTCTACGCCTTCTCGGTGCTGCCGCTGGCCGAGACCTACGCGATCATCTTCGCGCAGCCGTTGCTGATCACCGTTCTGGCGATTCCCATCCTCGGCGAGCAGGTGCGCCTGCGCCGCTGGCTGGCGGTGCTGGTCGGCCTTGCCGGCGTGCTCGTTGTGCTGCGCCCCGGCGCGACGGAACTGACCCTCGGACACGCGGCAGCGCTGGTTGCGGCGGTCTTCGGGAGCCTCTCGTCCATCGTGGTGCGCAAGATCGGCCACGAGGAGCGCTCGGTGGTGCTGCTGCTCTACCCGATGATGGCCAACTTCATCATCATGGGCTGCGCCCTGCCCTTCGTCTATCACCCGATGCCGATCGAGCATCTCGGCGCCGTCGGACTGATGGCGATTCTCGCCATGGCCGGGGGGGCGCTGCTGATCACCGCCTACCGCGCCGGCGAGGCGGTGATCGTCGCCCCCATGCAATATTCGCAGCTGCTCTGGGCCACGCTCTACGGCGCGATCTTCTTCGACGAGTTCCCCGATTCGATCACCCTGCTCGGCGCATCGCTGATCATCGGCAGCGGCGTCTACATCGTGCTGCGCGAGGGGCGTGCGAAGTCCTCCGAGAACACCCCGGTGCTGCGCACGCGCACCCGTATCGAGTTCGGAACCACCCTGCGCGTCGGCTCGCTTCTGCGCACGATGAAAAGGCGAGAAAAAGGGGCGAATAGGCCCTTGCCAAAGGTCTGA